TTCCAACCTATAACGAAGCAGGTAATATCAAAAATTGTGTTGAAACAATAACGAAAGTCCTAGAAAGAGATGGGCTTCCATTTGAAATCATTATAGTTGATGATAATTCACCTGATGGAACCTTTAAAGTTTCCAAAGTTTTAGCAAAATATGATTCTCGAGTGAAACCATTTGTTAGGCTCACAGAAAAAGGTTTAAGTTCAGCAGTTACCTTTGGTTATAACAAGGCGGAAGGAGACAAATTTGTTGTTGTTGATGCAGATTTCCAACATGATTACACCAAAATTCCAGATGTAATTCGACTTTTAAGAGATAATGATATCGTAGTTGCCACAAGAAGGAGCCAGGATGGCGGATATGGAAATTTCCCCATCTTACGGAAGTTAGCAAGTCTCTTTGCTACAAAAATTTCAGAATGGTTATTTCCTGTGAAGATTTCAGATCCTATGAGTGGATTTTTTGGTATTCGTAAAACAGTCTACTTGGACACAAAAGATAAATTACACCCAAGAGGTTACAAAATTCTATTTGAAATTTTGGGTGTTGTGAAAACAGATAAAATTGCAGAAATTGGTTATACCTTTGGACTTCGCACTTGGGGGCATTCCAAATTAGATTCAGGTGTGATCTTTTATTTCCTTTGGGATTTGGTTTCGATCAAATGGTACCAGTGGAGGCAATCTCATCACTTATTCTTTGGATCAAAAGGAAGGAATTCCCACATCCATCCCTAGACAAACTTTAGTGTTTGGATCGAAAATGTAAGGGAAAAGAAAAAATTTAAAAACTATTTTTTTCGCTTGTACTCTAATGTAATTCGATCGGATTCCGTAGATCTCTCTGTGAGGGACAAAATGGTTTCAGAACTTACAAAAGAAAAAAGTTACCGAATCGAAGTGAGTAGTTTGGATTTGTATTCTGCACAAAGCCTAGAAGAAGACATGACAAAACTCTTTCAAAATGATTTGAGTGTGATTTATATTGATTTCTCCAATGTGGAAGAAGTTTCCTCTGCTGTACTCGGACTACTTTTATACAAAAAAATGATGTTCCAAAAACAAGGTGTGCGACTCTTTCTTACGAATGTAAAACCTCAGATTCAAAAAATCTTAAAAATATTAAACCTGAGTGGCCATTTACTTGTTTGAACTCATTCCAAATTACAAATCAATGATGATCCCAGAATGTTCTGGTAGGTGCATTTTTTTCCCGTCCCATTCCGCTCCACCAAAAGCATAGATTTTTTTTCCTTTCATATCAACATTCAAATCCTTCTGACTTTTACCAAAGTTGAGGAATACTCGAAGTCTTTTTTTCTTAAACCTTCTTTCAAAACTCAAAATAGTTGGTTCGTCTGTATGAATGATTTCCAAACTACCAATTCTTACGACATCAAAATCCTTTCGTATATGAAACATTGTTTGGTAGTGTTTCCACAA
This genomic interval from Leptospira limi contains the following:
- a CDS encoding polyprenol monophosphomannose synthase, whose product is MKDKTSIILPTYNEAGNIKNCVETITKVLERDGLPFEIIIVDDNSPDGTFKVSKVLAKYDSRVKPFVRLTEKGLSSAVTFGYNKAEGDKFVVVDADFQHDYTKIPDVIRLLRDNDIVVATRRSQDGGYGNFPILRKLASLFATKISEWLFPVKISDPMSGFFGIRKTVYLDTKDKLHPRGYKILFEILGVVKTDKIAEIGYTFGLRTWGHSKLDSGVIFYFLWDLVSIKWYQWRQSHHLFFGSKGRNSHIHP
- a CDS encoding STAS domain-containing protein; this encodes MVSELTKEKSYRIEVSSLDLYSAQSLEEDMTKLFQNDLSVIYIDFSNVEEVSSAVLGLLLYKKMMFQKQGVRLFLTNVKPQIQKILKILNLSGHLLV